In the Pontibacillus sp. HMF3514 genome, TGCCAACGTACGTATTTTAGAGGAAGGACCAAACCAATCTTCCCGCCTAGCACTAGTTCAGTCTGTAAGTGTAGTTATAAAAGAAGGATTATCCTTACTCGGAATTGAAGCACCTGAAGAGATGTAAAAAGAAGGAAAATAGATAGGGGCTCCAGAACCTATTAAGGAGGGAATTTAATATCTAAAAGGAAGTTGGATCAATTTTGCTACAAGACTTTAAGGGGTTTTTAAGTGAGTATCGAGATTCTTGGAACAGCTTAGATGCAGAAAGAATGGCTGCTCATAACTCAAAGGGATTCAAAGCAATATGGGCTAATCCAGACTCTATCACTTCTGAATGGGGATATGATGAAGCTAAAGAGGGATGGATCCAAGCTTATCAACAGTATCAAGGTAGAAGTCCCATATGGCATTTTGAGGACGTTCTTATCAACATCAATAACCATGAGGAAGGCGTCGTTGTTTGTTGGGTAAGTTTTGAATTGGATGGGAAGATGACAGACGTTAAGTTGTTATTTACTCAAACCTTCAAGAAGGAAAATGGGGAATGGAAGAAAATTAGAGAATACGTTGAAAATAGTTTTGCGAATGAACGCCTAAAAACGTGTACTTCATAAAAGAAAAAGCTCAGAGCATCTCTGAGCTTTTTTAGCTCTCTAGGAAATTATAAAATTCGTGGGCTTGTGTATAACTTATTTATGAGAGCGTGGCCACATCCAGCTCCAGCGCCCAGCAACGAATGGACTTCCCTCGCCTCCGTTCGATAAGTCAACATCAAATTGTTACACAATTTGTGTTTCCTTTATCTTACTACGGGCTCAGTCCAGTCCCTTCGTTGCTAAACGGGCGCTTGCGCTTTTGTTCCTACTCAATATCCATATTAAGTTCCGTATCCTTAACATGAGCAATCGGGAATAGGATAGACTCTGCATCAAATTCTTTCAGTTCAAGGCCTTTTTGAACACGATGTGGTGTATCTGGGTTCGCAAGAGCACCTGTGCCAAGTGATACAAAATCGGCACCTTCTTCTTCAACAGCTTTTAATGCCTGGTCAGGGTCCCCCAGTTTTCCATTTGCAATCACAGGCTTGCCACCAAAATCTTTAGCGGCTTTTGCCATAGAACGAGATCCTTCTCCAAAACTTTCAGCTGTTCCATCACCATCCGTAACATGAATATAGTCTATTGGAAGTTCTCCGATTGTAGAAAAAATCGTTTCAGCTGTCTCTTCACCGCCTGGCCATTTGTAAGCCTGATCCGATACTTTTCCTTGAGAAAGACGAATTCCAACAACAAATTGACTTCCCACTACTCCACGAACTTCTTGAATCACTTCTTTTATAATTCGCAAGCTGTTTTCAACAGAATCACCGTACTCATCTGTACGCTGGTTCATATAGTCTGTTAGGAATTCATCAAGTAAGTAGCCGTTCGCTCCATGGATTTCTACGCCGTCAAATCCTGCTTTCTTTGCTTTAATTGCAGCGCGAGCGAAAGAGTCGATTACGTTTTGAATATCATCAAGGGTCATTTCGCGTGCAGTAGGGAATGGACCTGATCCACCATAAAAACCAAGTTGCTCTCCTTTTGGTGCTACGTTGGAAGGAGCAATTGTTTCATCTACATAAGGGTTACCTTGAACCTGTGCACCTGCATGCATCAGCTGGGCGATCATTTTCGTACCATGCTCGTGAACAGTATCTACAATTGGCTTCCATGCTTCTGCATGTTCTTTTGTAGCAAGGCCAGGTTGATTATCGTAACCTTGACTATGTTTTTTATCCGTATAGATACCTTCTGAAATAATGGCAGCAAAACCGCCTTTAGCATATCGCTCATAATACTCCTTCATGCGATCATTAGCTCGTCCATCACTCTCTGCTGTAACTCGAGTCATTGGAGCTACAATATATCGATTATCGAGTGTTAAATTATTAAGCGTTTGTTCAGTAAAAAGGGATTCGTATTTGTTTGT is a window encoding:
- a CDS encoding NADH:flavin oxidoreductase; amino-acid sequence: MTNKYESLFTEQTLNNLTLDNRYIVAPMTRVTAESDGRANDRMKEYYERYAKGGFAAIISEGIYTDKKHSQGYDNQPGLATKEHAEAWKPIVDTVHEHGTKMIAQLMHAGAQVQGNPYVDETIAPSNVAPKGEQLGFYGGSGPFPTAREMTLDDIQNVIDSFARAAIKAKKAGFDGVEIHGANGYLLDEFLTDYMNQRTDEYGDSVENSLRIIKEVIQEVRGVVGSQFVVGIRLSQGKVSDQAYKWPGGEETAETIFSTIGELPIDYIHVTDGDGTAESFGEGSRSMAKAAKDFGGKPVIANGKLGDPDQALKAVEEEGADFVSLGTGALANPDTPHRVQKGLELKEFDAESILFPIAHVKDTELNMDIE
- a CDS encoding nuclear transport factor 2 family protein codes for the protein MLQDFKGFLSEYRDSWNSLDAERMAAHNSKGFKAIWANPDSITSEWGYDEAKEGWIQAYQQYQGRSPIWHFEDVLININNHEEGVVVCWVSFELDGKMTDVKLLFTQTFKKENGEWKKIREYVENSFANERLKTCTS